The DNA sequence CGATTTCGGAACCAATCGGTATCTTTGGCAAAATTCCTACATCCCGAACTGATCCGAGCTGACTATAAAGTCGATATCGGTGTCGGTATTGGCCCATTCTCGAGCTGAGTCAAACCGATCCCAGCCCTAATGGTGAGCGTCTCATATTGACCCGAATCGCAAACATCTGAAAACacaaaaaccagaaaagaaaaaaaaaaaaaaggtaaaaattAATGGATCATGGATCGAAATTGAATTGGACCAGAACAAATGAATCAACATTGATTTTGACCCAAGTCCATTTCAGTTTAAGACCCTCGTGAGCCCAAAAAAATTTGAGCCTGTATAGATCTTTTGTTGGAACTTTTGTCACAAAGATCCATGAGAGAGTGCCACGTGGACCCGCCACGTTTTAGGAAGGTTGAAATCGTCTTGGCCTGAATAAAACTTTTCAGGCGCGGTTTTCGCTTCtcctattcttctttttcttcttcttcttcttctccactcCTTCTCACTCTCCTCTTAGAAACCCAAGAAATTTCCATCGCCGGAGAGTTCACAATCGTTTAGAATGGGGAATTTGTTCGACAAGGAGCCGCCGCCGCCTATTGTGCTCGTCCCGCCGCTCTTCGATTATCCGCCTCTCGCCGCTCGCACCAGGTTTCTCTTCCACCACATTGTTGTCGTTCTCAACCTTATGCGCTGTAACTGTATCAAATTCTCAATTGCTTAGTTAGACTAAGCCGGATTGAGGCTGTTCCTTGTTGAATTTTGACTGCATTGAGCAGAATCTGTTGTTCATTTCTCTTTTGTTGTGCACGCATCAGAATCGTTTTCTTTGATCAGCTTTGTGTTGAGTCCtctaaatttaatttttcatgTTTATGCTATATTATAGATTAGCTGTGGTAGTTAATTAGATGAATTAAGACTCaatctatgttttttttttcacaatgaagaacaagaaatttAGTAATTAGTAGTTACTGGAAATATTTCTAATTAAAAGAAGAGGAACAGTGGCTTAACTAAGGAAGTGAAGGCTTAATTGGCTGGCTTGAATAGTTTAGGGATGTGAAGATGATATTGTATATGGTTAATTAACATATGTATTGTTGATCAATGTAAAGCAAGTGACTGACTGTGTTTCTGTTCTGAAAAATTTCAATGCAGGATGTTGGAGTCGTCATATGACTTGTTGTTTGGGAAGCTTGCTTTGAAAGGTCTGTTTCAGGACTATTTTGAACAAGCAAGGCATTTCAGCACAATGATCATGCTAAAGCCGATTGATGACCCTCATGTGGATTTAGTTGCAACGGTATCCATAATAATCTGTCTTTTAGCTCTTACTGttgtatatatttatcatgCTATTTCATTGCACCTTTCCAGCACTTTAATAGTTCTAAGTCttcccatttttttttgttaaaaatgTTTAGCTCTCTGGTCCACTTGATCACAAACCTGAGGAGACCATTGTTGGGAATGCATTTTTCCGCTGGCAAAGGTACTGTTGTAGTAGTTCAGATTTCCAGATATTACATCGAGTTGCTTTTTTTTTGGACTATTATGTCGTAGCTAAAagtttcttaatgtttattttgtTGACCAGTGATGTTCATGATCCTCACACATTCGTGGACCTCTTCGTATCAAACTCAGATCCGTAAGGATCATCTTTTTGAACTAAAAGAGTATCATTTTGCTACATTTCATACTCAGAGCAATTGTTGTTTATCTACACACTGCCATGCTTTTCTGTCACTTCAGGATTCTGCAGACGAGGGCATGTGCTTACTACCCAAAATTTGGATTTGGAGCATTTGGTGTCTTCCCGGTGCTGCTAAAACAAAGGTTCATGCATACTGGAAAACTAACTTGTAAATATTCTAAGTGATTCTTGGGTGTATATTGACAAATCTCATTACTTCTGTAGAATAACATCTGAGGACTTTGGTGTTATGGGATTGAGATACGGCTCAGCAAACTTATCAATTGGAGCCACAGTCATGCCTTTCTCTGGTATGTAACCTGACCTTCCGTTTTATGAGGTTTCTTCCCATGTGAGTTATAATTACCTACGTTGTTGTATTCTCATACACACAAGCACACAAATACTTAGAGGTCTGACATGGGAGTAATCCTTCTTGGGGGTGGGGCTAGGTCGCTGGGAATGAGTTGGATCCTATTTTTTCTCTGATTTTCAAGTCAAACAGCTTTGGAGCAGCTTATTTTATCTGGTTGGTCCATAAAGTTAGTAGCTATGAATGTCCATGAGAAAATATGGGAAAAGTGAAACATAGTGAAACATTGTTTGGTAAACTCTTGTTTGGGTGCTCTGAACATTTTGGCTTACTACTATTTTATaaccttcttttgtttttgcatCATCTGGCTTTAGATAGGAGGGAACTCTATGGTAGCATTTTGCGTTACTAGGTAATAATTATTCTGTTTTGCAGTGAAAGATGATTTGCCAAGAAAGGCGTGGCTGGTGACCAAAATGGGTAGTCTAACTGCAGGTGTGCAGTATGAGCCAGAATGTAAGTCACAAAGTTATTTTTAGTTATGGAGTTCAATTTTTGTCACTTCTGTTGCTTATTCATTTCTTCAAAAGATCTTGGCCTTGACTGGATGAACTGGTTTAAGTCTTACCATTTATGACTAGATAAGCTTAACCTGCAAATCATGTTATAGTGCAACTAGGATGGAGTGCACATTAGAGCTCTGCAATGGACATTTTTTCTGATTGTTCACATTCTTTATGATGCTAAGTTTTGTGTATTTATCTTCTATACTGAAACTCATGGTTATCATGCATTTTCTGAAAAGTGTGAGGGGGCAAACAGGTTTTCCCATGACTGTAGTGCTAGAGTTTGAGACTGGCTGCAcatgaatgttttgaaaataaattgtgGTTTTGTCAAATGAGAACCTTTTTACTAGAAAATCTTAGCAGAGAATAAGACCATGTATAGTATGAAATATATTTACTCTACAAATTTTTGATTATTCACTTTCAATTTGGTTGCTTTTGTGCACCTTGCCACTGTGTGGGACCTTCAAACTCAGTGCTGCGAGCTGTTTCCTTAAAAGTATAGATAAGGATCTTAAATTCTTAATACAATTTGATTGAAGATGAAACTATTcggtatttaattttttttttattcttttatttttttaagttggAAGCAAAGATGGTCAAAAATACAAAGACTTAAAGAATTGGAGTGGTGCGATTGGGTATGGAGTGGGGTCCAGCAGCCCTTTGAGTCCATCGTTCAATTTTGGTCTCGAGCTTTCTAGAAGTAATcaggtttgtttttgtttagtttgATCCATTGATTAGAGTGTAAACTGATTCCAGTCCAATATATTTGCATATAGCCTGCATGCTATTGTAACTCGAGCACCTCTAAAAGTTAAAgctaataattatatatatgtatggttGTGTTCTGGCGCTAGTCACTGTGAGTCACGATTGATATTGTGTTATACAACTATTCGGTGGATCTCAAACACTGATTTTTTCTACTGCAGTTCACTGCCTCGTTCTATCAACATGTGGTGGTCCAAAGACGGGTATGAGTCTATCAACAATGgttttttgatatttttttagtCGACATTTATGGCATTCATTACTTTGTACTGCTTTAATGCTACAGGTGAAAAACCCCCTCGAAGAAAATCAAGTTGTTGGGATTACGAATTATATCGATTTTGGCTTTGAATTACAATCAAGGTGAATTATTAGATATATATTAAAAAAGTAATAGAAATTTTGGGTGACTGATTATATTTTGATGCTGGTTTATAGGGTTGATAGGTTTGATGATACCAAAACATCAGACGATGAATCAAACTCAAACAAAGTGCCAGATCCTAAGAATATACCAGATTCCACCTTTCAAATAGCTGCATCTTGGCAAGCCAACAAGAACTTTTTGCTGAAGGTACCCTATCTGATGCAATCTTATGCTTGTGATATTGGAGCATATCAAGATCATGAAACCTGTGCTCAATTTCTATTTATCCCTGCAGGGAAAGGTGGGCCCTCTCAGCTCATCGCTAGCATTGGCATTTAAATCATGGTGGAAACCTTCTTTCACATTCAGCATTTCAGGTATCTTTATATGTTAGATTTTGTGAGACTCATCAGACCTATTATCACCTAATTGAAGAGTTAGTTAAGTACCAGGATTGCTATGCATATAAACATATCTACAGGCATAAATGGGGACATTGTTTGTATGGCATGCCATGAGTTGTAAGGCAGTGACAGAACAAATTCATCTATCTTGCGGTCATATGATGGGAATAATTACTATTTTAGCTTCGTTACCCATGCATATTCTAAATGGTGCCAGTTTTCTCAAGTAATTATATCTAGGGATCCAATGATCATTTCACATTTAACTATAGGACTAATGCAGTTTCTAGTGGTGATGGCAGTCCATGTTTCCTAAACTAATGAAGTATACATGgtaaatttgttttgtttgatgcACACCCTATGAGTTGCTACACCATTTTTGGCATCTGAAGGACCAGTGTATATGTCTTGGATTTGGGTCTGAATGACacttttattttccttataaGTTCTGGATCCTTTTTGACATCTGATCCTTTTGTGTGTGCAGCTGTCAGAGATCACATATTTGGAAATACAGCTTACGGTTTTGGCATTCGTGTTGAGAATATCAGACAAGCCAGGTTCACATATTTGCTTGTTCTTTAGTtctgttattttcttttttccttttttcttcttcttttcaggGATGGATGATTTGTTTGAGTAAGGGTCAACGGGCTCTCCATTTTGAGGCCATACTTCTGATGGTTCATTTGTTCATTTTGATCGTTTTTCAGCTACCAAAGAGCCGATCCAAATTTTGTAATGTTGACACCAAGTAAGGAGCACCTGGCAGAAGGCATTGTTTGGCAAGCTGGGAAACGGCCGATGCTAGAGTCAAATATAAATGCTGGAAATTTTGACGGCGTACCAATGGAATTACAACCCTTGCGAAAAATTCTGTAACTGCGCGTCGTGAGTGGCTCATTTACAGAAGTCTTTGGAGTTGAAACTAATCAATGCTCAGAGACTGGATTTTTTTCGCAATTGGAATTTTTTCCACCGAGCATTCTAGAGCCATATGGGTTTGGAATCCCAACCGCCTTTATCTCAATATCTAGGAGgttttacttttctttcttttgaggGATATAAAATGGGAGTTCCGATCATGAGTTTTGTGAATATGCTGATCCTTCTGGAGTACTCCTAGGAGAGTCTAATCTAATCTAATGAATTGTTCGCTTTCGTGGGTCAGAAATTGTTCAGTTTTCACCCCAtgtaattttccttttttacttCATTACATTATTTACCAAAGCGGATTAGCAGACTGATCGATTAGGATAACAAATTGATGACAAAGATTTCTGCTTTAGATTTTTATAATAAGCACGAAATTTCCTGAGAAGGATATAGCATTGTACATATCAGCCTAGTCATTTGGCTCGAGGGAAAAATTCCTTTCAAATAGTGGTTACAAGGACATAACGGTTAACTGTGAAAGAAACCCAAATATTTCTttgtaattattaaaaaaacagGTATATATATCCAGCTGCTTTCACTACAATCTAGAATCCACCATCAGCATTTTGTAATATGAATACTTGGATATAAATAACAAGAGGAATCAAAACTGGTCAATCCTTATTGGGCAGCTCAGCCATGGTTGCTTCTTCCCTGATCTCCACAAACttcctcttctcttctccaTTGTTTCCTCCTCGCTCCCCAATCCGAAAGCTCACCATTGTTTCCCTCCACAAAATCCCAACCCCGTCTTCTTCACATGTCAAACCCCACAAACGGTCTCTGCTTCCCTGCAGACCCTTGTGCCCTCCATGTCTCAACAAGCTTCTCCTCACCACCAGGAATCCATTCTCGTTCGCCTTGGACTCCTTGCTCATTCTCTGCACTTCTCTAGCTCTGTCCCTGTCCCTGCTCGTCGCCGACGTCGACTCGGCCTCTGCTTTTGTGGTCACGCCGCAGAGGAAGCTGCAGACGGATGAGCTGGCCACGGTGCGGCTGTTCCAGGAGAACACTCCCTCTGTGGTTTACATCACCAATCTCGCCGCCAGGTAATGGCTCTGATTTTGTTTCGATTCGGTTGACGATTCTGTGGTTTTCGCGGACTGGTTTTTGATGGGGGTGAGTGTTTGTGGGGTTTGTTTAGGCAGGATGCGTTTACTTTGGACGTGTTTGAGGTGCCGCAGGGGTCTGGGTCCGGGTTTGTGTGGGATAAAGGTGGGAACATTGTCACCAATTACCACGTCATTCGCGGCGCTTCTGATCTCAGGTTCGTTGGATTCGAATTCTTGTTCCATTGGAATTTTGTTTATCTGATGATTTGTGTGCCTCTGGTTTAGCTAAGGATGAAATGTATGTATTGGTAAGTGGTAAAAAAGAGTGTTAAACATGTATGAGTTATCTAAGCTTTTGGCCTTCAATTTTGATAGGTTCGTCGCAATCTATAGCCTACAGGTTAGATACGATTGTAAATTGTAGGAATGTAGTTCATTTAAAATTTAACATACACTTCATTTCAGTATAGTTATTGGGACTGGAGTGTACAAGATTTGTTTGTGAGACTCAGATGCATGGTTGATTTGTTATTTCTTCTGCCATCTATGGAATCTTGTTAAAAGTGTGTGGTGCTTATGGAACTGTATGTTCTACTAATTGATGGGCTTCTCTATATTTGGTGGTTTCATCATCTCAAAATGATACTTTGTATTATGCAACTCTTCTTAAAGTTTTTTTAGTGCAATTTTATGTTTCTCCCGTCATGTGTGGGACATCTTTCCTTTGCTAATTGAGCTAAGGTTTCTATTTGATGGAGATTTCATTTtgtattccttttcttttcttttgaggtGAAATGGCACCTCTCGTGGTTTGCATCTAAAGATATGCTAGTTGTTTCCAGGGTCACTCTTGCTGACCAGTCAACTTTCGATGCAAAAGTTGTTGGATTTGACCAAGACAAGGATGTTGCGGTTTTACATGTTGATGCACCTAAAGACAAACTAAGGCCTATACCAATTGGTGTCTCTGCAGACTTGCTAGTTGGCCAGAAAGTGTTTGCTATCGGCAATCCTGTAAGCTTGATATTGCTTCATAATTGATTCGTCCTTGCATTGTTGGTATTACTTCTAATACATTAGACATATCTTACGTAATCAAACCTGTGATTTACTGAGATCCTCTATTCGTTTAAGTCACTTAATgtgatgatgttgattttagAACTGTATGTCACAAAATTGTCCACGAATTACGTAACCAAACACCTTGTGATTTACTAAGATTCTCTATTATTTAAATCACTTAATGTATTGATTCTTTATCTCTGGATAATGGGTTGAAAGTTGAATGTTTTATTTGTACCCATCTTTTCTGTTAAAGACAAAGAAGACCATCCCTCTAGAATTGCTTTTGCCATAGCAGGGTTTTGCCTTCTATCAAACAAGAGGCTTTTATAACTACTAATACAGTTAGGTATGAAATGCTGTTGACTCTTAACAAGCCTTATAATGGCATGATCCTTCACTCACTAACTGGTTATGAAGGCTCTGATTACATCTTACTAGATGGTTGCATTTAACTGAGGCTTTTATTTCCTTGTGTGTAACTTGCAGTTTGGGCTTGACCATACCCTTACAACTGGTGTTATCAGGTACAAAGTCCATTACCCATTTTCTTAGAAAGAAGTCCATTGTTCTATCTTTATTTGATTCTTTCACTCTTCAGTTGTGCACGACTAACATGAATAAGCTTCATATTTAGAAGGCAGCTATTAGCTAGTTTTTCTTAGATGATGCTTTGTATTGTTTTAGCTCTTGTAAATTTTTTTCTCCTGTGAACTTTTTGTCCACAGTATGTATTTGTTTAACATAGTTCCTCGTCTATAAAAATAGTGGACTACGCAGAGAAATCAGTTCGGCTGCAACTGGTCGTCCAATCCAAGATGTTATACAGACAGATGCTGCCATTAACCCCGGTAATAGTGGGGGGCCACTTCTAGACAGTGCAGGGAGCCTTATTGGGATAAATACTGCAATATATTCTCCATCTGGTGCATCGTCTGGTGTTGGGTTTTCTATTCCAGTTGATACAGTGAGTAGGCATCATTCCTTTCACTAATAATCCTTCAATTCTTTCATGCGAGAGATATCTGTTCcgactctctcttttttttcaaaaatattcaGGTAAATGGCATTGTTGACCAGTTGGTCAAATTCGGGAAGGTCACCAGACCTATTTTAGGAATTAAGTTTGCACCCGATCAATCTGTTGAACAGTTGGGGGTCAGTGGAGTACTTGTCCTAGATGCACCGGCAAATGGTCCAGCTGGAAAAGCGGTACTTTTTGCCCCGTCTCTTTTTCCTTGAGTTTCATGTACAACAGAAATTGATTTCCACTTTCAAGTTAACATGATTCTAGAATCGTGGTATGGAAATATGTTGTTTGTGCTTCCACTGAAGTAGAGCTCATGAGCCTCCAATATGCAGGGACTGCTACCAACAAAGCGCGATTCCTATGGCAGACTCATATTGGGTGACATTATAACTTCTGTGAATGGAAAAAAAGTCACCAATGGCAGCGACCTGTATAGAATTCTTGACCAATGTCACGTGGGTGATAAGGTATAGTCTTCCATTCCATGACCTTGTTCCTTCATTATTTCCAAATTAAAACTACCCTGGAACCGTTTAGACCTATAAATTCTAGTACAACCACACATTTCTCTGCATGTATTGTGTATCTTTCAATAATATACTGCTTTGAACTCGATCAGGTGATTGTTGAGGTGTTGCGTGGTGATCAGAAGGAGAAAATCCCTGTTGTACTTGAACCAAAGGCCGACGAGTCATGACTTACCAAATGGTTGGGCTTGTGTATCTAAAATGCCATGCATATCAGATGGATTGCCATTTGTTCTTATGCATACTAGCTTGATGATAAGGGTTCTCTTGTACATAATTTAACTGCTGTAATTACTCCTTATGCTTTATATGCAGTTCAATGCATATGATGTAGAACAAGTACGTGCACAAAACATTGCCCTTTTATAGTTTTATATCATTGACACGTTCGCATGTTATATGGTCGGAATGATGGAATGCCCTGTCTAACTAGCCAAACTGGAACAGAAATCAAGATACTGTTGCAAATCCCTTTCACTCAGTCTTTATGAGATGGCCGGCTTAGTATATTACACATGttggtttttgaaaattttacattACAACCGGATTTATTCACACACTATATTTTACATTACAACCGGATTTATTCACACACTATGGTACAAGAATCCATTGGTATAATGCTAAACCATCGGAGCGTTCTTGTTGGTTTTGCCTCACTACTGGGTAATGCAAATGATAAAGGGTAGAATTTGTAACCAACGCCCTAGTAAAACTTGTTCT is a window from the Rosa chinensis cultivar Old Blush chromosome 2, RchiOBHm-V2, whole genome shotgun sequence genome containing:
- the LOC112187935 gene encoding protease Do-like 1, chloroplastic; its protein translation is MVASSLISTNFLFSSPLFPPRSPIRKLTIVSLHKIPTPSSSHVKPHKRSLLPCRPLCPPCLNKLLLTTRNPFSFALDSLLILCTSLALSLSLLVADVDSASAFVVTPQRKLQTDELATVRLFQENTPSVVYITNLAARQDAFTLDVFEVPQGSGSGFVWDKGGNIVTNYHVIRGASDLRVTLADQSTFDAKVVGFDQDKDVAVLHVDAPKDKLRPIPIGVSADLLVGQKVFAIGNPFGLDHTLTTGVISGLRREISSAATGRPIQDVIQTDAAINPGNSGGPLLDSAGSLIGINTAIYSPSGASSGVGFSIPVDTVNGIVDQLVKFGKVTRPILGIKFAPDQSVEQLGVSGVLVLDAPANGPAGKAGLLPTKRDSYGRLILGDIITSVNGKKVTNGSDLYRILDQCHVGDKVIVEVLRGDQKEKIPVVLEPKADES
- the LOC112187934 gene encoding uncharacterized protein LOC112187934, yielding MGNLFDKEPPPPIVLVPPLFDYPPLAARTRMLESSYDLLFGKLALKGLFQDYFEQARHFSTMIMLKPIDDPHVDLVATLSGPLDHKPEETIVGNAFFRWQSDVHDPHTFVDLFVSNSDPILQTRACAYYPKFGFGAFGVFPVLLKQRITSEDFGVMGLRYGSANLSIGATVMPFSVKDDLPRKAWLVTKMGSLTAGVQYEPEFGSKDGQKYKDLKNWSGAIGYGVGSSSPLSPSFNFGLELSRSNQFTASFYQHVVVQRRVKNPLEENQVVGITNYIDFGFELQSRVDRFDDTKTSDDESNSNKVPDPKNIPDSTFQIAASWQANKNFLLKGKVGPLSSSLALAFKSWWKPSFTFSISAVRDHIFGNTAYGFGIRVENIRQASYQRADPNFVMLTPSKEHLAEGIVWQAGKRPMLESNINAGNFDGVPMELQPLRKIL